One genomic segment of Catalinimonas alkaloidigena includes these proteins:
- a CDS encoding efflux RND transporter permease subunit, which yields MFDIFIKRPVLSLVISLLITLLGVLSFFTLPIALFPDIAPPSVKVRAKYRGANAEVGASTVATQLEKVINGVPGMTYMTSVSSNRGTNVIKVFFEVGTDPNMAAVEVQNRVSTVVNNLPEEVVKAGVSTEKEVEGLLMYINVMSEDTSLDEKFIYNFADLNVLQELRRVPGVGYAEMMSTKDYSMRVWLKPDRMTAYEVSTDEVISAIQDQNIEAAPGIVGISNDKYPQMLQYVLRYSGKFDDPKQYENLVIRANDDGSILRLGDVAGVELGNLNYGRISRTDGKPAASIMIIQQPGSNARAVIQRVKERMIDLKASSFPPAMDYKISYDVSEFLDASIREVAKTLIEAYILVFLVVFIFLQDFRSTLIPALAVPVALIGTLFFMELMGFSINLLTLFALVLAIGIVVDNAIVVVEAVHAKMEETGMSPRKATFAAMHEINGAIIAITLVMSAVFVPVAFLSGPVGIFYRQFSLTLAVAIVISGVNALTLTPALCALFLKNNHHSEKRRNLLQRFFHKFNQGYFAFANRYKHSISFLAGRRVITVLLLLAFFAATWGVNRVLPKGFIPTEDQSMIYVDVAAPSGATVERTKKVLDEIQQASEEVDAIESFTSLAGYSITNGLSGAAYGMGMVNLKNWEEREESIEEVMQQLEEKTSYISDAQIKYFLPPTVPGFGNSSGFQMKVLDRSGSGNLERTAQVTNDFIAALVKAPEINNAFTDFDPGFPQYMIHVDQDMAAKKGVSITTAMKTLQTLVGGLYTSDFVRFGQMYDVMIQAAPEYRAKPEDVLSLHVKNNKGEMVPYSTFVTMERVYGPEQLTRFNMYTSATVKGSPAPGYSSGDAIAAIERVAKEELPRGYSYDWYGMTREEVQSGNQAIYIFIICLVFVYLLLAAQYESFLLPLPVILSLPAGVFGSFLALHLFGLQNNIYAQVSLIMLIGLLGKNAILIVEFAILRKKEGASVLSAAIEGAVSRLRPVLMTSFAFIAGLIPLCMATGAGAIGNRSIGTAAAGGMLVGTIAGLVLIPGLYVLFAKVTEKKDEHPSQSESSQKMKVSISSN from the coding sequence ATGTTTGATATCTTTATCAAGAGACCTGTACTTTCTCTGGTGATTTCTCTGCTCATTACATTACTGGGAGTACTCTCATTCTTTACCTTACCTATAGCTCTTTTTCCTGATATCGCTCCTCCTTCGGTTAAAGTAAGAGCAAAATACAGAGGTGCCAACGCAGAAGTAGGAGCCAGTACGGTAGCCACTCAGTTGGAAAAAGTAATCAACGGTGTACCTGGCATGACTTACATGACTTCTGTGTCCAGTAATAGGGGAACCAATGTCATCAAAGTATTTTTTGAAGTAGGTACAGATCCTAATATGGCGGCAGTAGAAGTACAGAACCGTGTATCTACTGTGGTCAACAATTTGCCTGAGGAAGTGGTCAAGGCTGGTGTCTCCACCGAAAAAGAGGTAGAGGGCCTGTTGATGTATATTAACGTAATGAGCGAAGATACATCTCTGGATGAGAAGTTCATTTACAACTTTGCTGACCTGAACGTACTGCAGGAATTGAGAAGGGTCCCCGGAGTAGGCTATGCGGAGATGATGAGTACCAAGGATTACTCTATGAGAGTGTGGCTCAAGCCAGACCGTATGACGGCTTATGAGGTATCTACCGATGAGGTAATCAGTGCTATACAGGATCAGAATATAGAGGCCGCTCCAGGAATTGTGGGAATCAGTAATGATAAGTATCCGCAAATGCTGCAATATGTCCTTCGCTATAGCGGTAAGTTTGATGACCCCAAGCAATATGAAAACCTTGTAATCAGAGCTAATGATGATGGTTCTATCCTCAGACTTGGAGATGTAGCAGGTGTGGAGCTGGGAAACCTGAACTACGGCCGAATTTCAAGAACAGACGGTAAGCCTGCAGCTTCTATCATGATTATCCAACAACCCGGCTCTAATGCCAGAGCGGTAATCCAAAGGGTCAAAGAACGTATGATTGATCTGAAAGCCAGCTCTTTCCCCCCGGCTATGGACTACAAAATTAGTTATGACGTATCAGAGTTCCTAGATGCGTCAATACGAGAAGTAGCCAAAACACTGATTGAGGCGTATATTCTTGTGTTTCTGGTTGTATTTATCTTCTTGCAGGACTTCCGGTCCACACTCATACCTGCGTTGGCAGTGCCAGTGGCGCTCATCGGTACGCTGTTCTTCATGGAGCTAATGGGATTTTCTATCAATTTGCTGACTTTATTCGCTTTGGTACTGGCTATAGGTATTGTAGTGGATAATGCAATTGTGGTAGTAGAGGCAGTACATGCTAAAATGGAGGAAACCGGAATGTCTCCACGAAAGGCAACCTTCGCTGCCATGCATGAAATCAACGGAGCGATTATCGCTATTACCCTGGTAATGTCTGCTGTATTTGTTCCGGTAGCTTTCTTATCTGGACCGGTAGGTATTTTCTATCGTCAGTTTTCACTTACCCTGGCGGTAGCTATTGTGATCTCAGGAGTCAATGCCCTTACGCTGACTCCCGCATTGTGTGCGCTTTTCCTCAAAAATAACCATCACAGTGAAAAAAGAAGAAACTTATTACAGCGCTTCTTCCATAAGTTTAACCAAGGATATTTTGCCTTTGCCAATCGTTACAAACATAGTATATCATTCTTAGCAGGCAGGAGGGTAATCACTGTTTTACTGTTGCTGGCATTTTTTGCAGCCACATGGGGAGTGAATCGTGTGCTTCCTAAAGGCTTTATTCCCACGGAAGATCAAAGTATGATCTATGTGGATGTAGCTGCTCCTTCTGGCGCTACTGTAGAGCGTACCAAGAAAGTGCTGGATGAGATACAGCAGGCTTCTGAAGAGGTAGATGCGATTGAGTCTTTTACTTCATTGGCAGGTTATAGTATTACGAACGGTCTGTCCGGTGCTGCTTATGGCATGGGCATGGTCAACCTTAAAAACTGGGAAGAACGTGAAGAAAGTATTGAGGAAGTAATGCAGCAGCTTGAAGAAAAAACGAGTTATATCAGTGATGCTCAGATCAAATATTTTCTTCCTCCTACCGTCCCTGGTTTTGGTAACTCCAGTGGATTTCAAATGAAAGTGCTGGACCGGTCCGGAAGCGGTAATCTGGAAAGGACAGCTCAGGTCACCAATGACTTTATTGCTGCGCTGGTTAAAGCCCCTGAGATTAATAACGCCTTTACCGATTTTGACCCCGGCTTTCCCCAGTATATGATACATGTAGATCAAGATATGGCTGCCAAAAAAGGCGTATCCATCACTACTGCGATGAAGACCTTACAAACTTTAGTGGGTGGTCTCTATACTTCTGACTTTGTCAGGTTCGGACAAATGTATGATGTGATGATACAAGCTGCCCCTGAGTATCGTGCGAAACCTGAGGATGTATTAAGTCTGCACGTGAAAAACAATAAAGGTGAAATGGTGCCTTACTCTACCTTCGTAACCATGGAAAGAGTATATGGGCCTGAGCAGCTTACTCGTTTCAATATGTATACCTCAGCGACTGTAAAAGGCAGCCCGGCTCCGGGATATAGTAGTGGAGATGCTATTGCCGCGATAGAGCGGGTAGCCAAGGAAGAACTGCCCCGTGGATACAGTTACGATTGGTATGGTATGACAAGAGAAGAAGTTCAGTCAGGAAACCAGGCAATCTATATTTTTATTATCTGTCTGGTATTTGTTTATCTGCTTTTGGCTGCACAGTACGAAAGCTTTCTTTTGCCTCTGCCTGTAATACTTTCTCTCCCGGCAGGGGTATTCGGCTCATTCCTGGCTTTGCATCTGTTTGGTCTTCAGAACAATATCTATGCACAGGTATCCTTGATTATGCTGATAGGCCTTTTAGGTAAAAATGCCATTCTCATCGTAGAGTTTGCGATACTGAGAAAAAAAGAAGGGGCCTCCGTACTGAGTGCGGCTATTGAGGGTGCAGTATCAAGGTTAAGGCCTGTACTGATGACCTCTTTTGCTTTTATCGCCGGCCTTATTCCTCTGTGTATGGCTACTGGCGCAGGAGCTATTGGAAACCGGTCTATCGGGACAGCGGCAGCGGGTGGTATGTTGGTTGGAACTATAGCAGGCCTGGTTCTCATCCCCGGACTGTACGTGCTTTTCGCTAAAGTTACTGAGAAGAAGGACGAGCATCCTTCTCAATCCGAAAGTTCACAGAAAATGAAAGTTTCCATCTCAAGTAATTAA
- a CDS encoding LexA family protein — protein MTRFRSQNINVQLTIYQPELETTLALPLHHSLLPAGFPSPADDYMELALDLNKHLVQNQSATFFAKVKGHSMEDAGIHEGDILIVDRSKEVRDNDIAVCIINGEFTVKRICFSGKQVTLRPENPAYQPIVITEEHQFMVWGLVTYIIHKP, from the coding sequence ATGACCAGATTTAGAAGTCAAAATATCAATGTACAGCTCACCATATATCAGCCTGAGCTTGAGACCACATTAGCTTTGCCATTACATCATTCACTCTTGCCAGCAGGTTTTCCTTCTCCAGCTGACGACTATATGGAATTAGCGTTAGACCTGAACAAGCACCTGGTTCAGAATCAGAGTGCTACTTTTTTCGCCAAAGTAAAAGGGCACAGCATGGAGGATGCCGGTATACATGAAGGAGATATTCTGATTGTAGACCGGTCAAAAGAAGTGAGAGACAATGATATTGCTGTCTGTATCATCAATGGAGAGTTTACAGTAAAGAGAATCTGCTTTAGTGGCAAGCAGGTTACGCTCAGGCCTGAAAATCCTGCTTATCAACCTATTGTGATTACAGAAGAGCATCAGTTTATGGTTTGGGGGCTGGTAACTTATATTATCCATAAGCCCTGA
- a CDS encoding sugar porter family MFS transporter — MKENIKYNQTYLWLISMTAAMGGFLFGYDWVVIGGAKPYYEPFFNLNTPALQGWGTSSALVGCMVGAIACVFLSDKYGRKRLLIFAGFLFSLSAIGTALASDFSWFNIYRIIGGVAMGIALNLSPMYISEISPPEKRGMFVTINQLLVMIGVLMAQLVNWRISLLDTALPVDATNEVIAQSWSGQAGWRWMFGAEVLPAFLFFVLMFFVPESVRWLVKNGQEESALRVLNRIGGSEYAQYQVKEVKRTISKEDVSHVNFKQLLNSRVLKFIGLGVFLAFLQQWSGLNVIIYYASDIFQAAGYNLKQMMLNIVVIGTVMVLSVVVTMATVDKLGRKTLLLFGTFSMAITYALIGYCFYANYEGFLIVLLVLANVMFYSITLAPLLWVVLSEIFPNRIRGAAMSIAAFAHWLGNFTLTFSFPTIKENLGWANNFWLYGVICAIGFVVLYYILPETKGKSLEEIEHELIDGSPKKEEVLQSAIND; from the coding sequence ATGAAAGAAAATATAAAGTATAATCAAACATACTTATGGCTTATCAGCATGACAGCGGCAATGGGGGGGTTCCTCTTTGGTTACGATTGGGTAGTAATCGGCGGAGCCAAACCCTACTATGAACCTTTTTTTAATCTAAATACGCCGGCCTTACAGGGCTGGGGAACCAGCTCGGCACTGGTAGGCTGTATGGTCGGTGCGATAGCCTGTGTGTTCTTAAGTGATAAATATGGACGTAAACGCCTGCTGATTTTCGCAGGCTTTCTTTTTTCTCTTTCTGCAATAGGGACCGCGTTGGCATCTGATTTCAGCTGGTTCAATATTTACAGAATTATCGGGGGTGTCGCTATGGGAATTGCACTGAATCTCTCGCCCATGTACATTTCTGAAATCTCTCCCCCAGAGAAAAGAGGGATGTTCGTAACCATCAATCAGCTACTGGTAATGATAGGAGTGTTGATGGCACAATTAGTTAACTGGCGTATATCACTGCTGGATACAGCTCTGCCAGTAGATGCGACCAATGAGGTGATCGCCCAGAGCTGGAGCGGTCAGGCCGGATGGAGGTGGATGTTTGGGGCAGAAGTTTTACCTGCCTTTTTGTTTTTTGTACTCATGTTTTTTGTACCGGAAAGCGTACGCTGGCTGGTGAAAAATGGACAGGAAGAAAGTGCGCTGCGCGTGCTGAATAGAATAGGAGGTAGCGAGTATGCCCAATACCAGGTGAAAGAGGTGAAAAGGACAATTTCCAAAGAAGATGTATCGCATGTCAATTTTAAACAGCTGCTCAACTCCCGAGTGCTCAAATTTATAGGTTTAGGTGTGTTCCTGGCTTTTCTTCAACAATGGAGTGGCCTCAATGTAATCATCTATTATGCGTCTGATATTTTCCAGGCTGCCGGCTATAATCTTAAGCAGATGATGCTCAATATTGTGGTCATTGGTACTGTCATGGTATTGTCAGTAGTGGTGACTATGGCTACGGTAGATAAGCTAGGCAGAAAAACATTACTGCTATTTGGTACATTCTCTATGGCAATAACATATGCTCTGATCGGCTATTGTTTTTATGCCAACTACGAAGGTTTCCTCATTGTACTTCTGGTGCTGGCTAATGTCATGTTCTACTCTATCACTCTTGCTCCGCTTCTGTGGGTAGTGCTGTCCGAAATATTTCCTAACCGTATCCGGGGGGCGGCCATGTCTATCGCCGCTTTTGCCCATTGGCTAGGTAATTTTACGCTTACTTTTAGTTTTCCTACCATCAAAGAAAACCTGGGCTGGGCCAATAATTTCTGGCTGTATGGGGTAATTTGTGCTATAGGCTTCGTAGTACTATATTATATCCTGCCCGAGACCAAAGGCAAATCCCTTGAAGAGATTGAGCATGAACTGATTGATGGTAGCCCCAAAAAGGAAGAAGTGTTACAGTCAGCGATAAACGACTGA
- a CDS encoding SusC/RagA family TonB-linked outer membrane protein, which translates to MYTSLLYVKRIPLFIIYLCFSIPVLAQDFASNQQMSGEQEKLSETQQKSNNENQVFATVTGTVTDATNGGALPGVNVLVKGSTTGTVTDIEGKYSINVPNEDDILVFSSIGYAPQEIAVNGRTVIDISLSEDVQSLEEIVVVGYGSQLKKEVTGSVQTVDATELQDVPVSQVTQKLQGRLAGVQINQTTGKPGQGMSVRIRGQLSVSGGSDPLYVVDGFPITGDISNINPDEIQDISILKDAASTSLYGSRAANGVVLITTKKGKAGQTNVSFTAYGGIQEVPERGRLEMMNAEEFVQFKKEYYEDAGQPVPEIFQNPAEYRGKNNDWYDALLRKAPIQSYNLTITSNKEKVNTAIIAGVFDQQGVVKNSDFKRYSLRMNTTYDVSDKVRLGFNIAPSYIEDNIPRTDGTRGTGILFNALHTWPIMPIYDENGELTLFNRFPAETGNIFAYANWVRSVEELRNETKDVNVLSNAFVEFNPIPGLTLKSTFNAEIYNSKFFYFNPSTATGSINVPLPTTAVSVRENVEDFSWLNENLATYSKSFGEHNFELLGGFTVQKFRRERTRIQADTYADDRIPTIQGAININRGGTNSGVEEWSLMSFLSRLTYNYRGKYLLTAAVRSDGSSRFGSENQWGVFPSASAGWVVSDEGFMQDVPAISFAKLRASYGITGNNNIGNYTQYALINNTVNAAFGENIAPGAVVTSLANSNLGWETTKQFDIGLDLGLFEDRIQFVYDYYTKRTTNLLYRVQVPQESGFNDFSDNIGEIRFWGHEFAITSLNTVGKFRWTTNANISFNRNIVEELAEGIDRVYGQYHITKVGEPFGQFYGHIADGVYLNQADLDNSPQVPGRSTVGSIKLVDINGDGVITRGGDNDDRAIMGSPFPDFTYGITNNFRYGNFDLSIVGTGSHGNELLVRHLYSTTNLDGVFNLMKEVKYRFRSPENPGKGFFGTTVGGGNVTGIERDWMNSRFVADASFFTIRNITLGYTFEELGSVFRSARLYTSIQNAYIFTDYWGGSNPETSMENDGDGDGGNLSQGVDLSGYPVPRTYTIGVNLNF; encoded by the coding sequence ATGTACACATCGCTACTCTATGTGAAGAGAATACCTCTCTTCATTATTTATTTATGCTTTAGCATACCTGTGCTTGCTCAGGATTTTGCAAGTAATCAGCAAATGTCCGGTGAGCAGGAAAAGCTCTCTGAAACCCAACAAAAGTCGAACAATGAAAATCAGGTTTTTGCCACAGTTACCGGTACAGTGACCGATGCTACAAATGGCGGTGCATTACCTGGAGTCAATGTACTGGTAAAAGGAAGTACTACCGGTACGGTAACTGATATTGAGGGAAAGTACAGCATCAATGTCCCAAATGAGGATGACATACTGGTGTTTTCTTCTATCGGTTATGCTCCGCAGGAGATCGCCGTAAATGGAAGAACAGTGATAGACATATCACTGTCAGAGGATGTGCAGAGCCTGGAGGAAATTGTGGTTGTGGGTTATGGCAGCCAGCTGAAAAAGGAAGTCACCGGCTCAGTACAGACTGTAGATGCTACGGAGCTTCAGGATGTCCCGGTATCACAGGTGACACAAAAGTTGCAAGGCCGGCTGGCAGGTGTGCAGATCAACCAGACTACCGGTAAGCCCGGGCAGGGTATGAGCGTGAGAATCCGTGGGCAGCTATCTGTTTCAGGAGGTAGTGACCCTCTTTATGTAGTAGATGGTTTTCCGATCACCGGAGATATCAGCAACATCAACCCCGATGAAATACAGGATATTTCAATCCTGAAAGATGCAGCTTCTACCTCGCTTTATGGTTCCAGGGCTGCCAATGGTGTGGTATTGATTACTACCAAAAAAGGTAAAGCAGGCCAAACGAATGTGAGTTTCACCGCTTACGGTGGTATACAGGAAGTACCCGAAAGAGGGAGACTGGAAATGATGAACGCTGAAGAATTCGTTCAGTTTAAGAAAGAGTACTATGAAGATGCTGGGCAGCCGGTGCCTGAAATTTTCCAAAATCCAGCTGAGTACCGTGGAAAGAATAATGATTGGTATGATGCATTATTGAGAAAAGCACCTATCCAAAGTTATAACCTGACCATTACATCTAATAAAGAAAAAGTCAATACAGCCATCATTGCCGGGGTATTTGATCAGCAAGGTGTAGTGAAAAACTCTGACTTTAAGAGATATTCTTTGCGTATGAATACTACCTATGATGTTTCTGATAAGGTTAGGTTGGGTTTCAATATTGCGCCTTCTTACATAGAGGATAATATACCGAGAACAGATGGAACACGGGGTACAGGGATCTTATTTAATGCGCTGCACACCTGGCCTATTATGCCTATCTATGATGAAAATGGTGAGCTGACCTTATTTAACAGGTTTCCTGCCGAAACAGGTAATATCTTCGCTTATGCCAACTGGGTTAGATCAGTTGAAGAGTTGAGGAATGAAACTAAAGATGTTAATGTCTTATCTAATGCCTTTGTTGAGTTTAATCCTATCCCTGGTCTTACACTAAAGTCTACATTTAACGCGGAAATCTATAATTCAAAGTTTTTCTATTTTAATCCATCTACTGCTACAGGAAGTATCAACGTTCCTCTGCCTACTACAGCGGTCTCTGTCAGAGAAAACGTAGAAGATTTTTCCTGGCTGAATGAAAACCTGGCCACCTATTCCAAGTCCTTTGGAGAGCATAATTTTGAGCTACTGGGCGGTTTTACTGTTCAGAAGTTCCGCAGAGAAAGAACCCGGATTCAGGCGGATACCTATGCAGATGACAGGATCCCTACCATTCAGGGTGCGATTAACATTAATAGAGGTGGAACCAATAGTGGTGTGGAAGAGTGGAGCCTGATGTCTTTTCTATCCCGACTTACCTACAATTACAGAGGGAAGTATCTGCTGACTGCCGCAGTGCGTTCTGATGGCTCTTCTCGCTTTGGCTCTGAAAATCAGTGGGGTGTGTTTCCCTCTGCATCTGCTGGTTGGGTAGTATCTGATGAAGGTTTTATGCAGGATGTTCCTGCCATCTCATTTGCCAAGCTTAGAGCCAGCTATGGGATAACCGGTAACAACAATATTGGTAACTATACCCAGTATGCTCTGATTAACAATACTGTAAATGCTGCTTTTGGAGAAAATATAGCTCCCGGAGCAGTAGTTACCTCTTTAGCGAATAGCAACCTGGGCTGGGAAACCACCAAGCAATTTGATATCGGTTTAGACTTAGGTTTGTTTGAGGACAGAATTCAGTTTGTGTACGACTATTATACCAAGCGTACTACAAATCTTTTGTATAGGGTACAGGTTCCTCAAGAATCTGGTTTTAATGATTTTAGTGATAATATTGGCGAAATCAGGTTCTGGGGACATGAATTTGCTATTACATCACTCAATACAGTTGGAAAGTTCAGATGGACTACCAACGCTAATATTTCATTTAACCGAAATATTGTAGAAGAGCTGGCCGAAGGTATTGACAGAGTGTATGGACAATATCATATCACTAAGGTAGGTGAGCCTTTCGGACAGTTTTATGGGCACATAGCCGATGGTGTTTACCTAAACCAGGCTGACCTTGACAATTCTCCTCAGGTACCTGGTCGCTCCACTGTAGGTAGTATTAAGCTGGTAGATATAAATGGCGATGGCGTAATCACTCGCGGAGGTGATAATGATGACCGTGCGATTATGGGAAGCCCATTTCCTGACTTCACTTATGGTATTACCAATAATTTCAGGTACGGCAATTTTGATTTGAGCATCGTAGGTACCGGTTCTCATGGTAATGAGTTGTTAGTCCGTCACCTCTACAGTACTACCAACCTGGATGGTGTATTTAACTTGATGAAAGAAGTGAAATATCGCTTTAGGTCACCCGAAAACCCCGGTAAAGGCTTCTTTGGTACTACCGTAGGTGGAGGTAATGTAACCGGTATAGAGAGAGACTGGATGAATAGTCGTTTTGTAGCGGATGCCTCTTTTTTCACCATCAGAAACATTACCCTGGGTTATACTTTTGAAGAACTGGGAAGTGTGTTTAGATCAGCTCGTCTTTATACTTCTATACAAAACGCTTATATCTTTACTGATTATTGGGGCGGCTCTAACCCTGAAACAAGTATGGAAAATGATGGAGATGGAGATGGCGGTAACCTGAGCCAGGGTGTAGACCTTTCAGGTTATCCTGTGCCTCGCACCTACACCATCGGTGTAAACCTGAATTTCTAA
- a CDS encoding TolC family protein, whose protein sequence is MHLNKTIKNALYIVCFLGLVSSCKITEPPQMPNTTQLPPTFTGSTDTISMGDLIWEDFFNDPHLVGLIEIALKNNLDMLTAVQRIEVAKANFQIRKGAMLPSLDLRFRARTGNVKENLLDNTINGDNVANQTQNYFLGLQSSWEIDVWGKLRSRKEAAYARYLATEKGKHLITTSLVAEVARMYYELLGLDNELKTLEKNIEFQEIALEMIEIQKVGGRATELAVQQFKAQLLRTKSLRFEKQQRIVEVENELNLLLGRYPQPIERGESILKQRLPEVVRAGIPPDMLLRRPDIQQAELELAAAEADVEAARAEFLPSFEITPYAGFNTTSLPSLMNMPEALTLGMIGGITAPLLYRNRIRAEYDQSVARNLEEFYTYQQKVLTGYQEVVSCLNRVDNFTKIFELREQEVEVLTNSINTSNDLFAAGYATYLEVITAQGRALEAELSMTNTRKEIFVSLIDLYRALGGGWK, encoded by the coding sequence ATGCATTTGAATAAAACTATCAAAAACGCTTTATATATCGTATGTTTTCTGGGGTTGGTCAGTAGCTGTAAAATAACTGAGCCTCCCCAGATGCCTAATACCACTCAACTTCCCCCCACCTTTACAGGAAGTACTGATACCATCAGTATGGGAGACCTTATCTGGGAAGACTTTTTCAATGACCCTCATCTGGTAGGACTTATTGAAATTGCGCTTAAAAATAATCTGGATATGCTTACTGCCGTGCAAAGGATTGAAGTAGCGAAAGCAAATTTTCAGATTAGAAAAGGAGCGATGCTGCCTTCTTTAGATTTGAGGTTCAGGGCCAGAACCGGAAATGTAAAGGAAAACTTGCTGGACAATACAATCAACGGAGATAATGTAGCCAACCAGACTCAGAACTACTTTCTTGGCTTGCAAAGCTCCTGGGAGATTGACGTGTGGGGAAAATTGAGGAGCAGAAAGGAAGCTGCTTACGCCCGTTACCTGGCTACTGAAAAGGGAAAACATTTAATCACAACTTCGCTGGTCGCTGAAGTAGCCCGTATGTACTACGAACTGCTGGGACTTGATAATGAGCTAAAAACTTTAGAGAAAAACATAGAATTTCAGGAGATTGCTCTTGAAATGATTGAGATTCAAAAAGTGGGAGGGCGAGCGACTGAGCTGGCTGTGCAGCAATTTAAAGCACAACTTCTAAGGACTAAAAGTCTGAGGTTTGAAAAACAGCAGCGGATCGTAGAAGTTGAAAATGAGTTGAACCTTTTGCTGGGTAGGTATCCCCAGCCTATTGAAAGAGGGGAGTCCATCCTCAAGCAGCGCTTGCCTGAAGTTGTAAGAGCAGGTATCCCTCCTGACATGCTTCTGAGAAGGCCGGATATACAGCAGGCAGAATTGGAATTAGCAGCGGCAGAAGCTGATGTGGAAGCAGCCAGAGCAGAGTTTTTACCCTCTTTTGAAATTACTCCTTATGCGGGTTTCAATACTACCAGCCTCCCTTCTTTAATGAATATGCCTGAGGCTCTCACATTGGGAATGATAGGAGGGATAACAGCCCCTTTACTCTACAGAAATCGCATAAGAGCAGAATATGATCAGTCAGTGGCGCGTAATCTGGAAGAGTTTTACACTTATCAGCAGAAAGTACTGACGGGTTATCAGGAAGTAGTGTCTTGTCTGAATAGGGTTGACAACTTTACCAAGATATTTGAACTGAGGGAACAGGAAGTAGAAGTGCTTACCAACTCAATAAACACTTCCAATGATCTTTTTGCTGCAGGCTATGCGACTTACCTGGAAGTAATTACTGCCCAGGGCAGGGCACTGGAGGCTGAGTTGAGTATGACCAATACCCGGAAGGAAATATTTGTTTCCCTGATTGATCTTTATCGTGCATTGGGTGGCGGCTGGAAGTAG